The following coding sequences lie in one Tichowtungia aerotolerans genomic window:
- the rplF gene encoding 50S ribosomal protein L6 has product MSRIGKTPIAIPSGVEVKVAGSTVTVKGPKGENAWDLPAVITATVEDNQVIVARSAETKQARALHGTIRSVISNMIIGVNEGYVKELEISGVGYKAVMQGTTCVLSLGFSHEIKYEIPAGITVEVNGPGTEVKVSGCDKALVGQVAARIRLFSPAEPYKGKGVKYKGEQIRRKEGKAVA; this is encoded by the coding sequence ATGTCTAGAATAGGAAAAACACCCATCGCGATCCCCTCCGGAGTGGAGGTTAAGGTTGCCGGGTCGACTGTAACGGTTAAAGGACCGAAAGGCGAAAATGCCTGGGACCTGCCGGCCGTCATCACAGCGACTGTCGAAGACAATCAGGTGATCGTTGCACGGTCTGCGGAAACCAAACAGGCCCGCGCGCTGCATGGAACCATCCGCAGTGTGATCAGCAATATGATCATTGGTGTGAACGAAGGCTATGTGAAAGAGCTGGAAATCAGCGGGGTTGGTTACAAAGCCGTCATGCAGGGGACAACCTGTGTGCTCTCCCTCGGATTTTCCCATGAAATCAAGTATGAGATCCCTGCAGGAATCACCGTTGAAGTAAACGGTCCGGGAACCGAGGTGAAAGTTTCCGGGTGCGACAAAGCCCTGGTTGGACAGGTCGCCGCCCGCATCCGTCTCTTCTCGCCCGCTGAGCCCTATAAAGGCAAAGGTGTTAAGTACAAAGGCGAACAGATCCGCCGCAAAGAAGGTAAGGCAGTGGCTTAA
- the rpsH gene encoding 30S ribosomal protein S8 has product MNLSDPISDMLTRIRNANMAGHDTVQIPHSKMKSEIARILKEEGYIKEFTTENIDGKATLVLFLKYIEDQKPVIQGLRRVSRPSCRHYVGAGDVPRVLGGIGTAILSTSSGILCDTDARRKHIGGEVLCYIW; this is encoded by the coding sequence ATGAATTTGAGCGATCCCATTTCTGATATGCTGACCCGTATCCGCAACGCCAATATGGCCGGACACGACACGGTTCAGATTCCACATTCCAAGATGAAAAGCGAAATCGCCCGCATTCTGAAAGAAGAAGGCTACATCAAGGAATTCACCACTGAGAACATCGACGGCAAAGCCACGCTGGTGCTGTTTCTGAAATATATTGAGGATCAGAAGCCGGTTATTCAGGGTTTGCGCCGTGTCAGTCGCCCGAGCTGCCGCCACTATGTCGGCGCCGGAGACGTGCCGCGCGTGCTGGGCGGAATCGGTACCGCGATTCTGAGCACCTCGTCCGGTATTCTCTGCGATACGGATGCTCGCCGGAAACATATCGGCGGTGAAGTGCTTTGTTACATTTGGTAA
- the rplE gene encoding 50S ribosomal protein L5 encodes MKTLYREKVVPELQKKYSYANRMQIPAISKIAINVSVGMQYDRDVLTAVLEDLAKITGQRPMMIKAKRSVSNFKLREGVSLSGKVTLRGARMYEFLDRLINIALPRIRDFRGIPAGSFDGRGNYSLGLKEQTIFPEIDPDKVRKIHGMDVTFVTTAETNEEAFELLRLMGMPFEQKNKGDQ; translated from the coding sequence ATGAAAACATTATATCGTGAAAAGGTGGTTCCGGAGCTGCAGAAGAAATACAGCTACGCGAACCGCATGCAGATTCCGGCGATTTCCAAAATTGCCATTAACGTCTCCGTAGGGATGCAGTATGACCGTGATGTCTTGACGGCTGTACTGGAGGACCTCGCCAAGATCACCGGGCAGCGTCCGATGATGATCAAAGCGAAACGGAGTGTTTCAAACTTCAAACTGCGCGAAGGCGTTTCGCTTTCCGGAAAGGTTACCCTCCGCGGTGCCCGGATGTATGAGTTCCTGGATCGGCTCATCAACATCGCTCTTCCGCGTATCCGCGACTTCCGCGGCATTCCCGCCGGGTCTTTCGACGGCCGTGGGAACTATTCGCTCGGATTGAAGGAACAGACCATCTTTCCGGAAATTGATCCGGACAAGGTTCGCAAAATCCATGGGATGGATGTGACCTTCGTCACAACTGCTGAAACCAATGAGGAAGCGTTTGAACTGCTTCGCCTCATGGGTATGCCCTTCGAACAGAAAAATAAAGGTGACCAGTAA
- the rplN gene encoding 50S ribosomal protein L14, which translates to MIQVQSRLNVADNTGARSVMCIRVLKTKRRYAKVGEIIKVAVKEAQPHGMVKEGDVLEAVVVRTKAPIRRKDGSVLRFDTNAAVIIDANNNPRGTRIFGPVARELRDGNFMKVVSLAPEVL; encoded by the coding sequence ATGATTCAAGTTCAGAGCAGATTGAATGTGGCGGATAACACAGGTGCGCGCAGCGTTATGTGTATCCGTGTATTGAAAACCAAACGCCGCTATGCCAAGGTCGGCGAAATCATCAAAGTGGCGGTTAAAGAGGCTCAGCCTCACGGCATGGTGAAAGAGGGCGATGTCCTCGAAGCCGTGGTGGTCCGCACTAAAGCTCCAATCCGCCGCAAGGACGGTTCTGTGCTTCGCTTTGACACCAATGCGGCCGTCATTATCGACGCCAACAATAACCCGCGCGGAACCCGTATCTTCGGACCGGTTGCCCGTGAGCTGCGTGACGGCAACTTCATGAAAGTTGTTTCGCTGGCGCCGGAAGTTCTTTAA
- the rpsQ gene encoding 30S ribosomal protein S17, protein MDSRGHRKVREGRVCGASNNKTIAVLIERRVRHPLLGKEIKVQKKVHAHDENNEAQVGSVVRIMETRPISRLKRWRLVEILSK, encoded by the coding sequence ATGGATTCAAGAGGACATCGTAAAGTGCGTGAGGGCCGTGTATGCGGCGCATCCAACAACAAAACCATCGCCGTGCTCATCGAACGCCGTGTTCGGCATCCGTTGCTGGGCAAGGAAATCAAGGTGCAGAAAAAAGTGCACGCTCATGATGAGAACAACGAGGCGCAGGTGGGCAGTGTAGTTCGGATTATGGAAACACGTCCGATCAGCCGTCTGAAACGGTGGCGGCTTGTTGAAATTCTTTCGAAATAA
- the rpmC gene encoding 50S ribosomal protein L29 — MNKTKQLKDMTTAELQAQLDDAKKELFNLRLQQVSGQLENPLQIRTVRRTIARIKTIMNQAATAEG; from the coding sequence ATGAATAAAACAAAGCAACTTAAAGACATGACAACCGCCGAGCTGCAGGCGCAGCTCGATGATGCGAAAAAGGAGCTGTTTAACCTGCGGCTTCAGCAGGTATCTGGACAGCTGGAAAATCCGCTGCAGATCCGCACCGTGCGTCGCACGATCGCTCGCATCAAAACGATCATGAATCAGGCGGCAACCGCCGAGGGGTAA
- the rplP gene encoding 50S ribosomal protein L16: MPLMPKRVKYRKVQKGSRRGMAKAGTTIAFGQFGLQALERAWITNIQIEACRVAINRNLKRKGKLWIRIFPDKPYTKKPLEVRMGKGKGGVEGWVSVVRPGRMLFELDGVTESQARVAMRLAATKLPIRVRFVTRHG; this comes from the coding sequence ATGCCTTTAATGCCCAAACGAGTTAAATATCGGAAAGTCCAAAAGGGCTCCCGCCGCGGAATGGCTAAAGCCGGAACGACCATTGCGTTCGGCCAGTTCGGTCTGCAGGCTCTGGAGCGCGCCTGGATTACTAACATTCAGATTGAGGCCTGTCGTGTGGCCATCAACCGCAACCTGAAACGTAAAGGAAAACTCTGGATTCGGATTTTCCCTGACAAACCTTACACCAAAAAGCCGCTCGAGGTTCGAATGGGTAAAGGGAAAGGTGGCGTTGAGGGCTGGGTTTCAGTGGTGCGTCCGGGACGGATGCTGTTCGAGCTGGACGGTGTCACTGAGTCACAGGCCCGTGTGGCCATGCGCCTGGCTGCCACGAAACTGCCGATTCGCGTCCGTTTTGTGACCCGCCACGGCTAA
- the rpsC gene encoding 30S ribosomal protein S3, which translates to MGQKVNPIGLRVAVNKNWRSRWFAGKKEFSDLLLEDTRIREVVQTRLKDAALSNVFIERYANRVRVTVRTARPGLVIGRKGEDIERLREQLGRLTKKEVYIEIDEVKTPDLDAKLVAENIALQLERRVSFRRAMKRAIQMAMDTGAEGIKVMASGRLGGAELSRSESYKEGKIPLHTLRADIDYGTATARTVAGAIGIKVWICKKDEKAEV; encoded by the coding sequence TTGGGACAGAAAGTAAATCCTATCGGCCTTCGTGTCGCGGTTAATAAGAACTGGCGTTCCCGCTGGTTTGCCGGCAAGAAGGAGTTCTCCGACCTGCTTCTTGAAGATACCCGTATCCGCGAAGTAGTACAGACCCGCCTCAAAGATGCGGCGCTCTCCAATGTATTCATCGAACGGTACGCAAACCGCGTTCGTGTCACTGTTCGCACGGCCCGTCCGGGTCTGGTGATCGGTCGCAAAGGTGAAGATATTGAACGCCTGCGCGAGCAGTTGGGCCGCCTGACTAAAAAAGAAGTCTATATTGAAATTGATGAGGTGAAAACCCCTGATCTGGACGCAAAACTGGTGGCAGAGAACATTGCTCTGCAGCTGGAGCGTCGTGTTTCCTTCCGCCGCGCCATGAAACGCGCAATTCAGATGGCGATGGATACCGGAGCAGAGGGAATCAAAGTAATGGCTTCCGGCCGTCTGGGGGGCGCTGAGCTGTCCCGTTCCGAAAGCTATAAAGAAGGAAAGATCCCATTGCATACCTTGCGTGCTGACATTGACTACGGTACTGCAACTGCCCGCACCGTGGCCGGTGCGATCGGCATCAAAGTGTGGATTTGCAAGAAGGACGAGAAGGCCGAAGTTTAA
- the rplV gene encoding 50S ribosomal protein L22, whose protein sequence is MEVSATTKYVRMSPLKARGVAAAIKGLSVADALRITEFNAKKSAAQIGKTLKSAAANAEANEGISADKLIVKDAYIDGGPTLKRFRPRARGSASPIRKRTSHVTVVLTDRK, encoded by the coding sequence ATGGAAGTTTCAGCTACAACGAAATATGTGCGGATGTCTCCGCTGAAAGCCCGTGGAGTCGCAGCTGCGATCAAAGGGCTCTCGGTTGCGGATGCTCTCCGCATTACCGAGTTTAATGCGAAGAAGTCTGCCGCTCAGATCGGCAAAACCTTGAAGTCCGCTGCGGCCAACGCCGAAGCGAATGAAGGGATCTCCGCAGACAAACTGATTGTAAAAGACGCATATATTGACGGTGGACCGACGCTGAAACGCTTTCGTCCCCGCGCCCGCGGATCGGCAAGTCCTATTCGCAAACGCACGTCTCACGTCACTGTGGTTTTAACCGACCGTAAATAA
- the rpsS gene encoding 30S ribosomal protein S19: MARSLKKGPFVDAKLLKKVEQMDASGRKQPIKTWARASMIAPDFVGHTFMVHNGKVFVSVFVTENMVGHRLGEFAPTRAFRTHGIATDKTMR; encoded by the coding sequence ATGGCACGTTCACTTAAAAAAGGTCCTTTTGTTGACGCAAAGCTGTTGAAAAAAGTGGAACAGATGGATGCGTCTGGAAGAAAACAACCGATCAAAACATGGGCGCGCGCTTCCATGATTGCGCCGGATTTTGTCGGGCACACCTTTATGGTGCATAACGGCAAAGTGTTTGTTTCGGTTTTTGTAACGGAAAACATGGTCGGCCATCGTTTGGGCGAATTTGCTCCGACGCGCGCCTTCAGAACGCACGGAATTGCGACTGACAAGACCATGCGGTAA
- the rplB gene encoding 50S ribosomal protein L2, which produces MALKKYKPTTPSRRHMTTSAFDEITTKNTPERSLLRSKKSTGGRNSSGRLTTRHKGGGHKRRYRVIDFKRNKFGIPAKVATIEYDPNRSARIALLHYADGEKRYIIAPAGLEVGSTLFSGPGSEPVLGNALPLAEIPLGMTVHNIELEPGCGAQIARSAGTGAQLMSREAGLANLKMPSGEIRRIRTQCMATIGRVGNVDHENIVSGKAGRKRWLGVRPTVRGVAMNPVDHPMGGGEGRTSGGGHPTSPWGTLAKGKRTRKNKKASSQFIVERRKK; this is translated from the coding sequence ATGGCACTTAAAAAATATAAACCGACAACGCCCAGTCGCCGTCATATGACGACCTCCGCGTTCGATGAAATTACAACCAAAAACACTCCGGAGCGTTCCCTGCTCCGTTCGAAGAAAAGCACGGGCGGACGCAACAGTTCCGGTCGTTTGACCACTCGCCACAAAGGGGGAGGACATAAACGTCGCTACCGTGTGATTGATTTTAAACGCAACAAGTTCGGGATTCCGGCCAAAGTGGCAACGATCGAATACGATCCGAACCGTTCGGCCCGTATCGCGCTGTTGCATTATGCAGATGGTGAAAAACGCTACATCATTGCTCCGGCCGGTCTGGAAGTCGGATCAACCCTGTTTTCCGGTCCCGGTTCTGAACCGGTTCTCGGCAATGCTCTGCCGCTGGCCGAAATTCCTTTGGGAATGACGGTTCACAATATTGAGCTCGAGCCGGGCTGCGGTGCGCAGATTGCGCGTTCCGCCGGAACCGGTGCTCAGCTGATGAGCCGTGAAGCCGGTCTTGCCAACTTGAAGATGCCGTCCGGTGAGATTCGTCGCATTCGCACGCAGTGCATGGCGACGATCGGTCGTGTTGGCAACGTGGATCATGAAAATATCGTCAGCGGTAAAGCCGGTCGCAAGCGCTGGCTGGGTGTTCGCCCGACCGTTCGCGGTGTGGCGATGAACCCGGTTGACCATCCGATGGGTGGTGGTGAAGGCCGCACCTCCGGTGGTGGTCATCCGACCTCCCCGTGGGGCACGCTCGCCAAAGGCAAACGCACCCGCAAGAACAAGAAAGCATCCAGCCAGTTCATTGTTGAACGGAGAAAGAAGTAA
- the rplW gene encoding 50S ribosomal protein L23 — translation MKDIYQVIDRALLTEKGTRLAEEENKYLFRVNPSANKLEIKEAVEQLFKVKVVSVNTMNRQGKKKRQRTASSGKTADWKRAVVTLAEGNTIDFV, via the coding sequence ATGAAAGATATTTATCAGGTAATTGACAGAGCGTTGCTGACGGAAAAAGGCACCCGCCTTGCTGAAGAGGAAAACAAGTACCTCTTCCGAGTGAATCCGTCCGCAAACAAGCTGGAAATTAAAGAAGCAGTTGAGCAGCTCTTCAAGGTGAAAGTGGTTTCTGTGAACACCATGAACCGCCAGGGCAAAAAGAAGCGTCAGCGCACTGCCAGTTCCGGCAAAACCGCTGATTGGAAGCGCGCGGTTGTTACGCTCGCCGAAGGCAACACGATCGATTTTGTGTAA
- the rplD gene encoding 50S ribosomal protein L4 gives MSTLALKDCKGKTLGEVALSDSFAVSDKGSQAVFQSVINYQAHQHQGSANTQGKGAVAGSGKKPWKQKGMGRARAGYRQSPVWRGGAVAWGPHPHKVRKKMPRKVARLAFARAFGERAADGGVTVLDDLKLETPKTKEITSLLKSLEVQGKALLVISEFDENICLAARNRQDVEVVCAETLNTWQVVRYPQILITKAAMEKLEKRVA, from the coding sequence ATGAGTACGCTGGCACTTAAAGATTGTAAGGGAAAGACGCTGGGCGAAGTCGCGTTGAGCGACAGTTTCGCTGTAAGCGATAAAGGATCGCAGGCGGTCTTTCAGTCGGTTATCAATTATCAGGCCCATCAGCATCAGGGTTCTGCAAACACGCAGGGCAAAGGAGCTGTTGCCGGATCCGGTAAGAAACCATGGAAACAGAAAGGCATGGGCCGCGCCCGCGCCGGTTACCGTCAGTCGCCTGTATGGCGCGGTGGTGCTGTTGCCTGGGGACCGCATCCGCACAAAGTCCGCAAAAAGATGCCTCGAAAAGTGGCACGACTTGCTTTTGCCCGCGCTTTCGGCGAACGCGCTGCAGATGGTGGAGTGACGGTTCTGGACGATCTGAAACTGGAGACTCCGAAAACCAAAGAGATCACCTCGCTGCTGAAAAGCCTTGAGGTGCAGGGCAAAGCGCTGCTGGTTATCAGCGAGTTCGATGAGAATATTTGCTTGGCCGCCCGCAACCGGCAGGATGTAGAGGTTGTCTGTGCTGAGACCTTGAACACCTGGCAGGTCGTTCGCTATCCGCAGATCCTCATCACCAAGGCTGCGATGGAAAAACTCGAAAAACGCGTGGCCTAA
- the rplC gene encoding 50S ribosomal protein L3, translating into MKSLIGKKLGMTQIFNDEGQRVPVTVIEAGPCSVVQRKTQETDGYEAVQIGFSEQKEHRVNKSLLGHFKKAGVAPTRELAEVIVSAEDETKAGDMLTAGVFEEVQFVDVIGKTKGKGFQGVVRRHGFAGGRASHGGKSTLRVPGSIGQCEFPARVFKGKKMAGQMGNTNITVQNLKVIQVRPEENLVLVKGAVPGANGSTVVLREALKKK; encoded by the coding sequence ATGAAAAGTTTAATTGGAAAAAAGTTGGGAATGACCCAGATCTTCAATGACGAAGGGCAGCGAGTGCCTGTTACTGTGATTGAAGCCGGGCCGTGCAGTGTGGTTCAGCGCAAGACGCAGGAGACCGACGGTTACGAAGCTGTTCAGATCGGTTTCAGCGAGCAGAAGGAGCACCGCGTGAACAAGTCGCTTCTCGGTCACTTCAAAAAAGCCGGTGTTGCACCGACGCGTGAGCTGGCTGAAGTGATTGTCAGCGCTGAGGATGAAACCAAAGCCGGCGACATGCTGACCGCAGGAGTTTTCGAAGAGGTTCAGTTTGTCGATGTGATCGGTAAGACCAAAGGTAAAGGTTTTCAGGGGGTTGTTCGTCGTCACGGATTCGCTGGAGGTCGTGCCTCCCACGGTGGCAAAAGCACCCTGCGTGTTCCGGGTTCGATCGGACAGTGCGAATTTCCGGCCCGCGTTTTCAAAGGCAAAAAAATGGCCGGACAGATGGGCAACACAAACATTACGGTTCAGAACCTGAAAGTGATTCAGGTTCGTCCGGAAGAAAATCTGGTTCTGGTTAAAGGGGCAGTGCCCGGCGCAAACGGCAGTACGGTGGTACTGCGCGAAGCGCTCAAAAAGAAATAA
- the rpsJ gene encoding 30S ribosomal protein S10: MNNQRIRIRLKSFDHRVLDASSKDIVETAKRTGARVAGPIPMPTRIERFTVNRSPFVNKKSMEQFEIRTHKRLLDIIDPTIKTVDELKKLNLPAGVDITIKI, translated from the coding sequence ATGAATAATCAACGCATACGTATACGTTTGAAATCTTTTGACCACCGCGTCCTCGACGCTTCGTCGAAAGATATTGTCGAAACCGCCAAACGCACGGGCGCCCGTGTGGCCGGACCGATTCCGATGCCGACCCGTATCGAACGGTTCACGGTCAACCGCTCGCCGTTCGTAAATAAGAAATCCATGGAACAGTTTGAGATCCGCACGCACAAGCGTCTGCTGGATATTATTGACCCGACCATCAAAACGGTGGACGAGCTGAAAAAGCTCAACCTCCCGGCGGGTGTGGACATCACCATTAAAATCTGA